A window of Hyalangium gracile contains these coding sequences:
- a CDS encoding SDR family NAD(P)-dependent oxidoreductase encodes MAIAFITGAGIRIGSAVARALGRAGYDLALHAHRSVKSLEAVAEELRGLGRHVSLYAADLSEPRQVDELGARVRADHPTLDVLVHNAGLYERAAFESITREQYRTMLAVNMDAPFFLTQALLPSLRAAAQPLVVHLTDIGGERAESHYAHYSVSKAALLMLTRALAVELAPHVRVNAISPGVVAFPESFDAAARASILQRIPMGREGSVEDVARVVLFLAREAPYITGQVLTVDGGRSAQL; translated from the coding sequence ATGGCGATCGCATTCATCACCGGGGCCGGCATCCGCATCGGTAGCGCCGTGGCGCGAGCCCTGGGCCGGGCCGGGTATGACCTGGCGCTCCACGCCCACCGCTCGGTGAAGTCGCTGGAGGCGGTGGCGGAGGAGCTCCGAGGACTGGGCCGCCACGTGTCCCTCTACGCGGCGGACCTCTCGGAGCCCCGACAGGTGGATGAGCTGGGCGCCCGCGTCCGTGCCGACCACCCCACGCTGGATGTCCTCGTCCACAACGCGGGCCTGTACGAGCGCGCGGCCTTCGAGTCCATCACCCGCGAGCAGTACCGGACGATGCTCGCGGTGAACATGGACGCGCCCTTCTTCCTCACCCAGGCCCTGCTGCCGAGCCTGCGCGCCGCCGCGCAGCCGCTGGTGGTGCACCTCACCGACATCGGCGGGGAGCGGGCGGAGAGCCACTACGCGCACTACTCGGTGAGCAAGGCGGCGCTGCTCATGCTCACCCGGGCGCTGGCGGTGGAGCTGGCGCCCCACGTGCGCGTCAACGCCATCTCCCCCGGAGTGGTCGCCTTCCCCGAGTCCTTCGATGCGGCGGCACGCGCGTCCATCCTCCAGCGCATCCCCATGGGCCGGGAGGGCAGCGTGGAGGATGTCGCCCGGGTGGTGCTGTTCCTCGCGCGAGAGGCGCCGTACATCACGGGCCAGGTGCTGACGGTGGACGGAGGAAGGAGCGCGCAGCTGTGA
- a CDS encoding dihydroneopterin aldolase translates to MSEPLHLPVVTDAQGRPLDVIELRGLTVNCIVGVYRRERVAAQPLRLDVALFLDTREAAVGGRLARTIHYGRLEGELRFLLEASRFELLESATEAVCRYLLAPPTVDAPRAQVRAATVRVTKPEALGGRATPSLQVHRTAEEMAYGREETAFGSVDVLHEGAGYGLYRLRVKPQDAGPTRLERQGEGDELVLGTGLLLQGRPVARGTAFHWPKDFPRTYENPTATEQTLLCVARPRLGSTVEAGAEPAAPSQVPGQGISYYPQEEHAPHGGGEGHG, encoded by the coding sequence GTGAGTGAGCCCCTGCACCTGCCCGTCGTGACGGATGCCCAGGGCCGGCCGTTGGATGTCATCGAGCTGCGAGGCCTCACGGTGAACTGCATCGTGGGCGTCTATCGCCGCGAGCGGGTGGCGGCCCAGCCGCTGCGGCTGGACGTGGCCCTCTTCCTGGACACGCGCGAGGCGGCGGTGGGCGGGCGGCTGGCGCGCACCATCCACTACGGCCGGCTCGAGGGCGAGCTGCGCTTCCTGCTGGAGGCCTCCCGCTTCGAGCTGCTGGAGTCCGCGACGGAGGCGGTCTGCCGCTACCTGCTGGCGCCGCCCACCGTGGACGCTCCGCGCGCCCAGGTGCGAGCGGCCACCGTGCGCGTCACCAAGCCCGAGGCGCTCGGGGGCCGCGCCACCCCCTCGCTCCAGGTGCACCGCACGGCGGAGGAGATGGCGTACGGGCGGGAGGAGACGGCCTTCGGGAGCGTGGACGTCCTCCACGAGGGAGCGGGCTATGGCCTCTACCGGCTCCGGGTGAAGCCACAGGATGCTGGCCCGACCCGGCTCGAGCGGCAGGGCGAGGGAGACGAGCTGGTGCTCGGCACGGGGCTGCTGCTGCAGGGCCGCCCGGTGGCGCGAGGGACCGCCTTCCACTGGCCGAAAGACTTCCCGCGCACCTACGAGAACCCCACCGCCACCGAGCAGACCCTGCTGTGCGTGGCCCGGCCGCGCCTGGGCTCCACGGTGGAGGCCGGCGCGGAGCCCGCCGCCCCGAGCCAGGTGCCCGGGCAGGGCATCTCCTATTACCCCCAGGAAGAGCACGCTCCCCACGGCGGGGGCGAGGGCCACGGCTGA